A single window of Penaeus chinensis breed Huanghai No. 1 chromosome 9, ASM1920278v2, whole genome shotgun sequence DNA harbors:
- the LOC125028800 gene encoding caldesmon-like, translating to MKVVTEGEGKKKKYNKNKKKAWRKKADISEIEAILDDVRREERFGGPLDEREDEDLMFLDTGDYETGSGLHTDKKDAAVELQFELDTTPGSSAKKRVETFKPSKKPVNKEPIKAFKFINGLQGAKVPIKPRMKAGVVTAAMQEKAKRIAEDPKTAKKYQKKVEDIRGGLTRKHRVKVTNFKSKNKKDIWEEADDTVKECYDKGLDEDYLDNIATYYKAQTKKGQKVAVPSHRLKKPSAHPAVPLPVAGMSYHPTFEDHQEALRQAVKDIKKKRKIEKKIAKYSPAELKRLKSKLRAAQKNDSWSEDLIENHSLINDTIQYSGDVEEKKNEQKRVKTEKQTKGKKGGNKKGIVKEEVNENTESVTNIVKEEMEDLEAEDQHIDTDDNEEIDEDDVDEENEGMEDDDEEIETEDDLDEEIEPEDDLDEEIEAEDDLDEEVELEEDDLDEEKEVEQDDHVEGNEVMHDEIDEEKDTVQDNNLDGSVEIDSEKENALQPKTRIRKRGKRKKKNREANRATTKAVQMRVVKQNQEIKEKEIITVSDLQKGLIQPKKRNTGNVRKDFRTTDQAQNVQDREVRLTNGVNNEPAVENTENVENRRRRGRKRKAADSGGTNSMKMKKTENVQEQKMNVGKKEAVKHKENVATQKKKAVESKENVTTQKKKAVESKENVATQKKEAVKHKENVATQKKKAVESKENVATQKKEELKEENDHSDETNNVEGEKTEDVTWKKTRRGGKKHKKGDQKEEEEEVEEPVIKKTSHKKTEKQRKLERMKKYKKSMWEKRIKERDRERKIELVPAYLDVLRDRTLRNRARQDRKRLVKNEKKFATRRLAPLRFMAEDTTVCDGDKLPGSLRRVRPVGNLFHERVKHLQRRNIIAPGVDKLYGKKGNLKKVIRRNYKDDRTMKSVYDD from the exons ATGAAGGTGGTAaccgaaggagaaggaaaaaagaaaaaatacaacaaaaacaagaagaaagcatGGAGGAAGAAAGCCGATATATCGGAAATAGAGGCAATATTGGACGATGTAAGACGAGAGGAAAGATTTGG TGGTCcactggatgagagagaggatgaggaccTTATGTTCTTGGATACTGGTGATTATGAAACTGGAAGTGGTCTTCATACTGACAAAAAAGATGCAG CTGTTGAGTTACAATTCGAATTGGACACGACCCCAGGATCGTCTGCCAAGAAACGGGTTGAAACATTTAAACCGTCTAAAAAGCCTGTTAATAAGGAACCAATCAAGGCTTTCAAATTTATTAATGGACTTCAAGGAGCAAAAGTTCCCATAAAGCCAAG aatgaAGGCTGGCGTTGTGACAGCGGCCATGCAGGAGAAGGCTAAAAGAATAGCAGAGGATCCAAAGACTGCAAAGAAGTATcagaagaaagtggaagatatCAGGGGAGGTTTGACAAGAAAACACCGTGTTAAGGTGACCAACTTTAAGTCCAAGAATAAGAAGGATATTTGGGAGGAGG CTGATGATACAGTCAAGGAATGTTATGACAAGGGCCTTGACGAAGATTATTTAGATAACATAGCAACTTACTACAAGGCTCAGACAAAGAAGGGTCAGAAAGTTGCAGTTCCTTCACACAGACTAAAGAAGCCTTCAGCTCACCCAGCAGTTCCACTCCCTGTTGCAG GAATGTCATACCATCCTACATTTGAAGATCACCAAGAAGCTTTGCGACAGGCCGtgaaagatataaagaagaagcgtaaaatagaaaaaaaaattgccaaatATAGTCCGGCAGAATTAAAAAgattaaaatcaaaattaagaGCTGCCCAGAAAAATGATTCTTGGTCAGAAGACTTAATTGAAAATCATTCCCTTATTAATGATACGATCCAATACTCTGGTGAtgttgaagagaagaagaatgaacaaAAGAGGGTTAAAactgagaaacaaacaaaaggcaAGAAAGGTGGAAATAAGAAAGGTATTGTCAAGgaagaagtaaatgaaaatacAGAATCTGTTACAAACATTgtcaaagaggaaatggaagatctGGAGGCTGAAGATCAACACattgacactgatgataatgaagagattgatgaagatgatgttgatgaagagaatgaaggaatggaagatgacgatgaagagatTGAAACAGAAGATGACCTTGATGAAGAGATTGAACCAGAAGATGACCTTGATGAAGAGATTGAAGCGGAAGATGACCTTGATGAAGAGGTTGAATTGGAGGAAGATGACcttgatgaggagaaggaagtggagcaAGATGACCATGTTGAAGGGAATGAAGTAATgcatgatgaaattgatgaagaGAAAGACACCGTGCAAGACAACAACCTCGATGGTTCTGTGGAAATAGACAGTGAAAAAGAGAATGCACTTCAGCCGAAGACCAGAatcaggaagagaggaaag aggaagaagaaaaatagggaagCAAACAGAGCTACG ACAAAGGCCGTGCAAATGAGAGTGGTGAAGCAAAatcaggaaattaaagaaaaggaaatcataaCTGTCAGTGATTTACAGAAAGGTTTAATTCAGCCAAAGAAGAGGAACACTGGCAATGTCAGGAAAGATTTTAGAACGACAGATCAG GCACAGAATGTACAGGACAGGGAAGTAAGGCTGACAAATGGAGTAAACAATGAACCAGCAGTTGAGAATACGGAAAATGTTGAGaatcgaaggagaagaggaaggaagagaaaagcagCAGATAGTGGGGGGACGAACAGCATGAAGATGAAAAAG ACAGAGAATGTACAAGAACAGAAAATGAATGTGGGAAAGAAAGAAGCTGTCAAGCATAAAGAAAATGTTGCGACTCAAAAGAAAAAAGCTGTAGAGAGCAAAGAGAATGTTACGACTCAAAAGAAAAAAGCTGTAGAGAGCAAAGAAAATGTTGCGACTCAAAAGAAAGAAGCTGTCAAGCATAAAGAAAATGTTGCGACTCAAAAGAAAAAAGCTGTAGAGAGTAAAGAGAATGTTGCAactcaaaagaaagaagaattgaaGGAAGAAAATGACCATAGTGATGAGACAAACAatgtagaaggagagaag acagAAGATGTGACTTGGAAAAAGACCAGAAGGGGTGGAAAGAAGCACAAGAAGGGCGaccaaaaggaggaagaggaggag GTTGAAGAACCAGTAATCAAGAAAACCAGTCACAAGAagacagaaaagcaaagaaaacttgaaagaatgaaaaaatacaagaagTCCATGTGGGAGAAGCGCAttaaggaaagggatagagaaagaaaaattgagcT TGTTCCTGCGTACCTGGATGTCCTGAGGGACAGAACACTGAGAAATAGGGCACGTCAAGACAGGAAGAGATTggttaaaaatgaaaagaaatttgcAACACGGCGTTTAGCTCCATTAAG GTTCATGGCTGAGGACACCACAGTCTGTGATGGAGATAAGTTGCCAGGCAGCCTTCGAAGGGTGAGGCCAGTTGGGAATCTGTTTCATGAACGCGTTAAGCACTTGCAACGAAGAAATATTATTGCACCAGGTGTTGACAAGCT GTATGGGAAAAAGGGCAATTTGAAGAAGGTTATTCGTCGCAATTATAAGGATGACAGAACAATGAAGAGTGTATATGATGACTAG